A DNA window from Paenibacillus antri contains the following coding sequences:
- a CDS encoding AAA family ATPase: protein MESMKKKLETAVAALEERFLEREELVRLALLGVMSGENVLLVGPPGTAKSQLARAVSGLFGGEGWFEYLLTRFTTPDEVFGPVSLRELKMDRYVRQTEGYLPSARFAFLDEIFKSGSAILNALLSLLNERIYYNGRVKEASPLLCLLAASNELPEETEGLGALYDRFLIRYEVGFLKHMSSYERMFTLPREPVPAVLSVADVESVRERAARVVLPEPMVLFLFRLKTEAEERDLSVSDRRWRKIGDVWRTSAALNGRDEVSIWDAVFTPHMLWDVPEALPEIKEWFEARFDEALEVESEAELPLARFTATLDRWQARKPELFGHQFKKEMKAGAGSSRPEAAEALLAECRDELETQGQNLRRALVRFHERERGRADELRRLNALLPDPAGAAAKYATARIRGERVLHDMLELYRSLFDADMPGVDYDFTL, encoded by the coding sequence ATGGAATCGATGAAGAAAAAGTTGGAAACCGCCGTCGCCGCGCTGGAAGAGCGCTTCCTCGAACGCGAGGAGCTCGTCCGGCTCGCCCTGCTGGGCGTTATGTCCGGGGAGAACGTCCTGCTCGTCGGGCCTCCCGGCACCGCCAAGTCGCAGCTGGCGCGAGCGGTCTCGGGCTTGTTCGGGGGCGAAGGCTGGTTCGAATATTTGCTGACGCGCTTCACGACGCCGGACGAGGTGTTCGGCCCCGTCTCGCTGCGCGAGCTGAAGATGGACCGGTACGTGAGGCAGACCGAGGGCTACTTGCCGTCGGCGCGGTTCGCGTTCCTCGACGAAATTTTCAAATCCGGCAGCGCGATCTTGAACGCGCTGTTGTCTCTGTTGAACGAACGCATTTATTATAACGGCCGGGTCAAGGAAGCCTCCCCCCTCCTCTGCCTCCTCGCGGCGTCGAACGAGCTGCCCGAAGAGACGGAGGGGCTCGGGGCGCTGTACGACCGGTTCCTGATCCGGTACGAGGTCGGGTTTCTGAAGCACATGTCCAGCTACGAACGGATGTTTACGCTGCCGCGGGAGCCCGTCCCCGCGGTGCTGTCGGTCGCCGACGTCGAATCCGTGCGGGAACGCGCCGCCCGCGTCGTCCTGCCGGAGCCGATGGTCCTGTTCCTCTTCCGGCTGAAGACGGAAGCGGAGGAGCGCGACCTGTCCGTCTCCGATCGCCGCTGGCGCAAGATCGGCGACGTCTGGCGGACGTCCGCCGCCTTGAACGGGCGCGACGAGGTTTCGATCTGGGACGCCGTCTTCACGCCGCATATGCTATGGGACGTGCCGGAGGCGCTGCCCGAAATCAAGGAATGGTTCGAGGCGCGGTTCGACGAGGCGCTTGAGGTCGAGAGCGAGGCGGAGCTGCCGCTCGCCAGGTTTACAGCGACGCTGGACCGTTGGCAGGCCCGCAAGCCGGAGCTGTTCGGACACCAATTCAAGAAGGAGATGAAAGCCGGCGCCGGGTCGTCGCGCCCCGAAGCGGCGGAGGCGCTGCTCGCGGAATGCCGCGACGAGCTGGAGACGCAGGGGCAGAACCTGCGCCGGGCGCTCGTACGGTTCCACGAACGCGAGCGCGGCCGCGCCGACGAGCTGCGCCGCCTGAACGCGCTGCTGCCCGATCCGGCGGGGGCCGCCGCGAAATACGCGACGGCGCGCATTCGCGGCGAACGGGTGCTCCACGACATGCTAGAGCTGTACCGTTCCTTGTTCGACGCCGACATGCCCGGCGTCGACTACGACTTCACGTTATGA
- a CDS encoding GGDEF domain-containing protein: protein MIHIGSLYYRYRSEDSRALASEKALLGVACGAAGIVLMFYTVRISDTTILDARHIAIVLAASQGGLIASAVCGVMIALFRLVFFGVSTTALLAAANVIFYAIVCGYLSKLRWSRLRKYLAMSAVAVGSTLLVFGIVLPKEMLWYTWLMYIGFSAGGGVLVYFLMENIIVSDLLFQRFKQQSTTDFLTGLNNVRRFDKALNECIRSAMQRGERLSLLMIDIDFFKSINDTYGHKAGDDVLRELGGVLLQTCRSVDTVSRNGGEEFSVLLPDCTIERAVEVAERIRHAVEAHAFPIEGGQSLRITVSIGAATFPDMMTRSDELLQMADDGLYQAKRSGRNRVCVAS, encoded by the coding sequence ATGATTCATATAGGCAGTTTATATTACCGATACCGCTCCGAAGACAGCCGGGCGCTCGCCTCGGAGAAGGCGCTGCTCGGCGTCGCCTGCGGCGCGGCGGGCATCGTGCTGATGTTTTATACGGTCCGAATCTCGGACACGACGATTCTCGACGCGCGCCACATCGCGATCGTGCTGGCCGCAAGCCAGGGGGGCTTGATCGCTTCGGCGGTATGCGGCGTCATGATCGCCTTGTTCCGGCTCGTCTTCTTCGGCGTCAGCACGACGGCGCTGTTGGCGGCGGCGAACGTTATTTTCTATGCGATCGTCTGCGGATATCTCTCCAAGCTGCGGTGGAGCCGGCTGCGGAAATACTTGGCCATGTCGGCGGTCGCGGTCGGGTCGACGCTCCTCGTGTTCGGCATCGTGCTCCCCAAGGAGATGTTATGGTATACGTGGCTGATGTACATCGGCTTCTCCGCGGGCGGCGGCGTCCTCGTCTATTTCCTAATGGAAAATATTATCGTATCCGACCTGCTGTTCCAACGGTTCAAGCAGCAGTCGACGACGGACTTCCTGACGGGACTGAACAACGTCCGCCGCTTCGACAAGGCGCTGAACGAATGCATACGGTCGGCCATGCAACGCGGCGAGCGGCTGTCGCTGCTCATGATCGACATCGACTTCTTCAAGTCGATCAACGACACGTACGGTCATAAGGCGGGGGACGACGTCTTGCGCGAGCTCGGCGGGGTGCTGCTGCAGACGTGCCGCTCGGTCGATACGGTATCTCGCAACGGCGGGGAGGAATTTTCCGTGCTGCTGCCGGACTGTACGATCGAGCGGGCCGTCGAGGTGGCGGAGCGGATCCGGCACGCGGTCGAAGCGCACGCGTTCCCGATCGAGGGGGGGCAGTCGCTGCGGATCACGGTGTCGATCGGGGCGGCCACGTTCCCCGACATGATGACCCGCTCGGACGAGCTGTTGCAGATGGCCGACGACGGGTTGTACCAAGCGAAGCGGTCCGGTCGTAACCGGGTATGCGTAGCTTCTTAA
- a CDS encoding MFS transporter, which produces MNAIRNLSVPMPLARLAFLFFLIEFVRGAILISYIPKYAVDELYLTVTTVGFAVTMHYVADTVAKLGIGYLLDRFPLQWILQTCFALSIVGLLMLEYAMEAWVLVVGSILFGVGASPIWLVGMSSVTESERGKQMGALYMAWMMGLGLGPVMLNFFLDWFDYGISFLVLLGMTALAWAISWFVKGAENIPHPEPFFRQLGALAVHMKAVKPLLPGMILQTLGAAMLLPILPTFAEENLLLTNSQYSFFLLTGGAFAVLALVPMGRLSDKLGKKWFLIAGFLSVAFGLYMITTIETLWVCLFWAIVLGVSYAAVLPAWNALLAQFVPPQQKGVGWGVFSTVEGIGVMLGPVIGGIIADSFGLSVPFLVAAALFLFIGLFYVWFPFRLFK; this is translated from the coding sequence GTGAACGCTATACGTAATTTGTCCGTCCCGATGCCGCTGGCGCGGCTTGCCTTTCTCTTTTTCCTGATCGAATTCGTTCGGGGCGCTATCCTCATCAGTTATATTCCGAAATACGCGGTCGACGAGCTGTACCTGACCGTGACGACCGTCGGCTTCGCCGTCACGATGCACTACGTCGCCGACACGGTGGCGAAGCTCGGCATCGGGTACTTGCTGGATCGGTTCCCGCTGCAGTGGATCTTGCAAACCTGCTTCGCATTGTCGATCGTCGGCCTGCTTATGTTGGAATATGCAATGGAAGCGTGGGTGCTCGTCGTCGGCTCCATTCTGTTCGGTGTCGGCGCTTCGCCGATCTGGCTCGTCGGCATGAGCAGCGTGACGGAGAGCGAACGCGGCAAGCAGATGGGCGCCTTGTACATGGCTTGGATGATGGGCCTCGGCCTTGGCCCCGTGATGCTGAATTTCTTCCTCGACTGGTTCGACTACGGCATCTCGTTCCTCGTGCTGCTCGGCATGACGGCGCTCGCGTGGGCGATCTCTTGGTTTGTGAAAGGGGCCGAGAACATCCCGCACCCCGAACCGTTCTTCCGACAGCTCGGCGCGCTCGCCGTCCACATGAAGGCGGTCAAGCCGCTGCTGCCCGGCATGATCCTGCAGACGCTCGGCGCGGCGATGCTTCTCCCGATTCTGCCGACGTTCGCCGAGGAGAACCTGCTGCTCACGAACTCGCAATATTCGTTCTTCCTGCTCACCGGCGGCGCCTTCGCCGTACTGGCGCTCGTGCCGATGGGCCGGCTCAGCGACAAGCTCGGGAAGAAGTGGTTCCTGATCGCGGGCTTCCTCTCCGTCGCCTTCGGCCTCTATATGATCACGACGATCGAGACGCTGTGGGTGTGTCTGTTCTGGGCGATCGTGCTCGGCGTCTCCTACGCGGCCGTCCTGCCCGCCTGGAACGCCCTGCTCGCTCAGTTCGTGCCGCCGCAGCAGAAGGGCGTCGGGTGGGGCGTCTTCTCGACGGTGGAAGGCATCGGCGTCATGCTCGGGCCGGTCATCGGCGGCATTATCGCCGACTCGTTCGGGCTGTCGGTCCCGTTCCTCGTGGCCGCGGCGTTGTTCCTGTTCATCGGCTTGTTCTACGTGTGGTTCCCGTTCCGGCTGTTCAAATAA